A stretch of Equus caballus isolate H_3958 breed thoroughbred chromosome 11, TB-T2T, whole genome shotgun sequence DNA encodes these proteins:
- the KCNJ12 gene encoding ATP-sensitive inward rectifier potassium channel 12, with the protein MTAAGRANPYSIVSSEEDGLHLVTMSGANGFGNGKVHTRRRCRNRFVKKNGQCNIEFANMDEKSQRYLADMFTTCVDVRWRYMLLIFSLAFLASWLLFGIIFWVIAVAHGDLEPPEGHGRTPCVMQVHGFMAAFLFSIETQTTIGYGLRCVTEECPVAVFMVVAQSIVGCIIDSFMIGAIMAKMARPKKRAQTLLFSHNAVVALRDGKLCLMWRVGNLRKSHIVEAHVRAQLIKPRVTEEGEYIPLDQIDIDVGFDKGLDRIFLVSPITILHEIDEASPLFGISRQDLETDDFEIVVILEGMVEATAMTTQARSSYLANEILWGHRFEPVLFEEKNQYKIDYSHFHKTYEVPSTPRCSAKDLVENKFLLPSANSFCYENELAFLSRDEEDEADADQDGPSPQARHDFDRAQAGISGTLEQRPYRRESEI; encoded by the coding sequence ATGACTGCAGCTGGCCGGGCCAACCCCTACAGCATCGTGTCATCAGAAGAGGACGGGTTGCACCTGGTCACCATGTCAGGTGCCAACGGCTTTGGCAATGGCAAGGTGCACACGCGGCGCAGGTGCCGAAACCGCTTTGTCAAGAAGAACGGCCAGTGCAACATCGAGTTTGCCAACATGGACGAGAAGTCACAGCGCTACCTGGCTGACATGTTCACCACCTGCGTGGACGTCCGCTGGCGCTATATGCTGCTCATCTTTTCGCTGGCCTTCCTCGCCTCCTGGCTGCTGTTCGGCATCATCTTCTGGGTCATTGCTGTGGCCCATGGTGACCTGGAGCCTCCTGAGGGCCACGGCCGCACGCCCTGCGTGATGCAGGTCCATGGCTTCATGGCAGCCTTCCTCTTCTCCATCGAGACGCAGACCACCATTGGCTACGGGCTGCGCTGCGTGACAGAGGAGTGCCCGGTGGCTGTCTTCATGGTGGTGGCGCAGTCCATCGTGGGCTGCATCATTGACTCCTTCATGATCGGCGCTATCATGGCCAAGATGGCCCGGCCCAAGAAGCGGGCGCAGACTCTGCTGTTCAGCCACAACGCCGTGGTGGCGCTGCGCGACGGCAAGCTGTGCCTTATGTGGCGTGTGGGCAACCTGCGTAAGAGCCACATCGTGGAGGCCCATGTGCGGGCCCAGCTCATCAAGCCGAGGGTCACAGAGGAGGGTGAGTACATCCCGCTGGACCAGATCGACATCGATGTCGGCTTTGACAAGGGCCTTGACCGCATCTTCCTGGTGTCACCCATCACCATCCTGCATGAGATTGATGAGGCCAGCCCACTGTTTGGCATCAGCCGGCAGGACCTGGAAACGGATGACTTTGAGATTGTGGTCATCCTGGAGGGCATGGTGGAGGCCACGGCCATGACCACACAGGCCCGAAGCTCCTACCTGGCCAACGAGATTCTGTGGGGCCACCGCTTCGAGCCCGTCCTCTTCGAGGAGAAGAACCAGTATAAGATTGACTACTCACACTTTCATAAGACCTATGAGGTGCCCTCCACACCCCGCTGCAGCGCCAAGGACCTGGTGGAGAACAAGTTCTTGCTGCCCAGCGCCAACTCCTTCTGCTATGAGAATGAGCTGGCCTTCCTGAGCCGTGACGAGGAGGATGAGGCGGACGCAGACCAGGATGGCCCCAGCCCTCAGGCTAGGCACGACTTTGACAGAGCCCAGGCCGGCATCAGTGGCACCCTTGAGCAGCGGCCCTACAGACGGGAGTCAGAGATCTGA